The genomic segment GTTATAGCTCTGCCTATctctgaaatgcagatttttctgaGACAGAATGTAGTGCTGTGTTGGCATGAGCTCACTTCTCCTTTGTAGTGCTTCTGTTTAATTATGTTTTgttgaaaactgtatttaaatgctgttattttctttttgtagatTCCTGCTATTGTTCAAGTTTTAGTCATGACTCCTGCAGAAATTTCAGTGTTGCAGATTTCACTAAGCATGTTGaaaaggaggagcaggaagTCCAGGTAAGTGTCCCACTCACTTAAAAGACAAAGTTAAATTTCTCTACAAAACAATAGCAATCTCACCCAGTGTTTGACATTGCCCAAAACTAAAGCACACAGGAGCAAAGAATGTTTTGATGGTTATCACTTAGTGAAGATTTCTGTGAGAGAagcaaaaacaagcaaagaaactgAGGAGTAAAGTGTCTATGCAGCACAGAACTCTCACCCTGCATTTTGGTGggcttgttttgttgttgttttttgggttgggttttttccccccatggcAAGAAGCAAGAGCTTTAAGGTGAAATTCTGGCAAAAGTGAGCTTAGATCTAGACGGAAAGGCACTGTTTTGTTTGAATACTTCCAGTTCTTTTGGGCAGAAACAGATTTGACAtttctgccttaaaaataaGATAGATAAGGCCAGTCTTTGTAAAAGGCAATGCATCTAGAAGGTACCTTGCTTATCCCCAATTTCTTCTCCAAAGAGAGAAGAACAATCAGGGATCCAAGACTTCTTTGAAGGGGGGCTGATTTGAAATGACTGGGAGAGGCATGTTATTCCATGGAGGTGGTAAGCAAGAGTTTAGCACAGCTGGTTGCTTGGtacatttgtgggtttttttcctggagtgCTACAGGCATTTTAATATACAGGTTCTGATTGATGCGACTGTTGGCTCTGACGTGGCCTTCAATCTGCTTTCTCCAAGGCAGGAATGGGGTTGTGTGTATTCAGTGAGGGATTTAGCCAGAGGGAAGATTTGTCCATTTCAGTGTATCATACTAACTGTTTAATGTCTGAGCAGTAGCTCTTATTTTGGGAGTGCTTTGGGCTGGCTTTACTGTTTGTCTGTATTAGTGGGGTAATAGCCTCTTTGCTGGAAAAATTGAGGTTATGGACAATTGTAGAGGAAGAGAAACGGTGAACAGGGGTGAGTAGAAAATGCATTTGGATGTATATATGGACAAGAAGCCTGTTGCAACTGGGTGTAATGAATTTGCCAGTCCTAAAGCTGTTGAAACCTATTCTTCAGCacatttctctgcttctttctgggcggggtggggggagggaaggggagctcTGGAATTTACTGTCTTCTCCAGTCTCAGCAAGTTATACATTTGGGAGGTGAATACAGTTCTTCACAGTGTTAATTATTGCATGTAGAGGAAGAGCAGTAATGAAAGAAGCAAGACATGAAAGGGAGATAGAAATAGAGACAAGCAGCCAAGCTCTGACTTCCAAAAGCAGACCTTGTGCTCTCAGCTGACAGCAGCTTGTCTGCTGTGGTTTTGATGTGGAAGATGAAGACTGGGTTCCCCTTCTTGTAAAACGAGGGCTTCAACCCAAACTTAGTGGTGGTCGTTGTACACTGCAGAGTCTGGTTCTGCAGATAGGAAAGGGATTAAGCTTTCTTTAAGAAAGGATCTAAGAGCGGAAGATTATATGGAAACTCCAGAAGATGGGTATGGTTCTTCTGCCAAGGTTGCTTTTCAGTTCTCCCTTGACAAAGAATGATTTTGGAGGGAGGCTACAGCTCAGGTGGATCCTTTTGGTGGAGACTGCGCTGGAGGGAATGGCACATGCTAATAGCCTTTTCTAAGCTGGCAAGTGACTTTCCAGGACTTCTAGTCATCGTGGCAGGTGTGTAACCCCAAACTACTCTCTCTAAAATGAGATTGTCAATCCTGGGTGCTCTTCTGGGAGCCAAAAAGTCTCCTAATTAGTTTGCAAGGCCAAGCTGCTTGCTGAATGAGGCTATGGTAGGTTCAGGGAAGGCTTTTGATTAGCCTTACTCTTTTCACAGTAGGGAGTTCCCAATGGGCTCATCCTTGGTTTGTCTTTACGCTCTCTAGTGCAGAgatctgtaatatttttcttgcttttctttgttgtcATCCCCAGTCTGCCCTCTCTGCTTTGAGACTTCATGTTGGACAAGAGATACATGTTAGACGTGTGTTATTCACCCATCCCCTTTGTTCCTCTTAGCTGTTTGGAGGCAGGCTTACCCCAGGAAAGTGTGTTGGCTGTGCTTGTAACGTGCATAGAATTGGAGAGAAGACAGCACTGTATTTCGTAGCTTTGGCTCTAGCTGTACCTGAATTGTAACCAAATTCCCTTCCCAGCACAAACAGCTGCTCCAGTGAAGTCACAGGCTTGGAGCCAGCCCAGCAGACATGCTGTAGCTACCACGGCTGTGGGCAGGAGCAAGACTGTAGCTTTGTGAGCTAGTTCAATTTTTGAGAGCCAGGATAATGGGTCTGAGGAGACAGGCAAGGGGAAAAGAGGTTGACCTACACAATTCTTATGTTGTCTTCTCCATGGTAGAGTGGGAGTCTTTGCCAGGAGAAGGCAAAAGAACATGACCAGCACCTCTTACTTGTGTGCTGTCATATTCTCTCCCCAAGGGGATAAGTGTGTGCAGTACAAGGGTTTGCCCTGGAATTTGTATAGTCACgtgcatacatacatacacatacgtCCGTGCAGTGGTTGAAACGGTCTGGCATATGTGAAAATTACCTGCGGTTGGATTCTGTGGCTGTGTAGTTGAACAGAAGTTATACAGGTATTTGCGCATTATTATTTTGATCGTGTACACATACATAATGTATAAATTGTGCGTTTGTGGTCTCTAACATGTGCATGCGCGCATATGAATGGACACAGACATACATGTTCAGAGACGTGCTTTGTGCTCAGAGCTTTGTGGTGCTCCTGGAGAGGTCACGTTTCACAGCCTGGACCAGCCCCACACAGATGACAGTTACCCTTGTTTCTGAGAGCTCTGTTCATGCCAGAGGAGCAAAGCTGTTGACCAGTGTCTTTACCCCAGAGCTTCTGTTGATCTCCCTAGACAATTTGAGCTCAGATGTGAGTGCTTTCAGATGAGGATGACCCTGTAGAATTGCATTGACTGTCCTTTGGAAGTCAGTGCAGAGTAGAGAGGACAAgcccagtgatttttttcactgctggaGAAATGTGCCTTAGCACTCTGTAGCAGCTGGAGTCCATCTTTGCAAACAACATAAAACAATCAGGTAGCAGTAGAGAAcatgggaaggaggaaagcatgcTCTAACTGAAGAGAGAAAGTACCTTGCTCCATTACATGAGTTTTCTCTGCTATTTTTGTCCTGGCgagattgtttttttcctgtttcacagCAGCCAGGCTCTTCCGCCTGTCCTACTCCATGCTCTGCTTGCTCCGTCTGTGTGCTTGTCTTTTGATGTCAGTCACGCTATTTGATTTGTAATGAGGAAACAGgatgtcttttccttttctgtatccTCCCCCCAGTCCTCTGAACCCCTCAATGCAGGAGGATTGGATTTAGCCACAGAACAGCAAGCATCCAAGCAATCTCTTAGGGCTCTGGAGAGGCAGCTGGCATTTGAGGAATAAGGGGCAGTGGGGAGCAATGTCTTTGGGGAACACAACAAGCAGCTATTACGCTCATTTGCTCTCCTGGTTTGTGATGCCAGGATAGCCACTGCTATGTTAGATGACTGCACTGTCTCATCTTAGAAGCTGGGAAGGCCTGTGCCTGCTTTTACTCCATTCATTAACCAGCCTTTTGCTTTGGCACAGTTTTGCATCTGGAGGCACATTCAGACACTCACTGTTCATTACACCTGAAACATCTGGTCCTGACTGCGGTCAGTTATTGTAGTGCTTTTCATGGGATTGCTGTCAGAACATAGGAGCTGCATTTCAGAGGCCCAGAGGGTTTTATCCCCTGGCAAAAGATTATTTCCTGAGGCAGTGTGTGGTTTTGCAGTCCATTTGAGAATAGAGCTGTCTGGGACTTTTTTGATTAAGTAGATGTGGGACTGTATTGACTTCATTTTTACAGGATCTCAGAGTCTGTCACAGCTGAAGCTCTTTCTGTAGGAACATAGCTTTGCCAGAATTTACCTCAGGTaacatttttccagtttcagaaTTTGGGTCAGAGGGAAATCTGAACTGAAGAGCTAACCCAGGACTGAGCCTGGATCTCACACAACTTTGACGAAGGCCCTAGCTgagcagctgctttccagccttcTCACCTTTTCGGTTGGTTCCTGCTGCTGTCTGGTTTTGCAGGGAAAGTGGAGATCAGGTCTCTGGATCTTAGTGGTACCAGCCCGAGAGGCACTGTGTTGGCTGAGCAGCTCTCCTCTTGCTGATTTATTCATGTGTCTGGCTTAGCTGTCTGCACTTACTGTTGCCACAGGAGGGATTTGAAACCTTCTCTTGACGGATCTCAGTGTCGAGTAGTAAAAGCGTATTTTGAGAGACCGTACAGGGTCTGAGTGAGACTCTGGGCTCTCCAGTGTCTCTGTGTCATTCCATATTCCTCCATTCcacagaaggaggagggggaagtcCAAGGGGAAGTCCTTTCTCTGAACCTTGGCTTTCACACATGTTGGTGGTTCTCTTGAAAATGATGGCTTGCTTTTGTGCTACCTCAGCCCTCAAGCATGGAAGGAGACAGGGGCACAAGAAGACAGCTGGGAAGACTTCTCAAGAGTCATCTGTCATTTCAGATAACACCCAGGCTTCCTAAAGCAAATCAGGAACTCGGCAAGTTACAGGCAGCTGGAAACTGCAGTGACATGGATGAAATCCACTCAGCCTTCAGGCTGGCTCAGTCCTGCGCAGACAAAAGGGAAATTATGGGCAAGAGGCGCATCTGTGGGGCCTGAGGTTAGTTATCACAATGCTCTCAAGATACTGGTGCACCTTGCTAACTGATCCCCAGCGGCCTTTTGGAGGTGGAAGGTTTCTGGGCAGAGAAACAGGGACAACGCTTTTTACGTTGTTAGCATTAGGTGTGGAGGACTAAAGCCACAGTCTTGTCTCTCCACAGACCATGCCAGAGGAAAGCCAATATGTGCACCAAGCATTCAGTTTCTCAGTCTCCAGGATTACAATTTATTAAGTCAGCTTTCTTATTTCAGTGCTATGCAGCAACCATCAGCTTCAGGGGCCTCATCAAATTCTGGAGCTGTGAGAAACTTTTCAGACCTAAGATCAGAATTGACTCCATGCCTCTGCTACCCAACTGACCAGGAAGCCTAATGTGGGATGTTTCTGGAAGTATTTATACCTATAGGAATCAGGCACCAGCTCAGTTAGGCATGGCTTgattttttgcaaaattttctttctcttcccttgttTTCAGCGAGTATAAAGTACACATCTTGCATGTGTTGATAGGAGCATTTTAGCAGCTAGTGGGCCTTGGGAAAAGCTAGCCCCTTCTGGGTTCTCATCCATTAACCATGCTTGTAGGTACTACTGCTACACAATTAATTATTACTGCTACTGGATATCTCCTTCACTTTTGTTAAatggtgttttctgtttgcagccTGCTAAATGGTTTGTTGGCTTTAGTTTTGTTCGTGCAATAACCCCTGCTTCTCTCAGCACGAGCTTCACTGCCTGGGGTAATGATTTTTTGGCTGTTCAAAAATGAATATGAAAAGGTGTCCATTTAATTACAGAATATCTCGGTATAAATTTCCTGCATGTGCAGCACGGTAGTCTGTTCCCTCCTGCAAATaagttttcctcctctctgttttTGTCAGGGAAGAGGTGGGACCTATGTTCTGCATTAACATATCTGGCTTTTCACCCTCTGTAAATTTAGGCCTATCTCTGTATGTGCTGGAATGGGAGTTTTGTGGGAAACCTAAATGCAgacttggaaagaaacagtCTGCAAGCAGTGCAACTAATAAAGCTTTATGTCCTGTAGTGTTGAGTCTCCCAGTTGAATTCCTTTGGGTCCCAGTGTGGATTCACAAATGTTTAAAAGAGATTTGAgttcattttttcagttttttccttaGAGAATCCCTGGTAATagaattcatttttttaatccatctgCCTATTTCCATTGCACTGATACCCTCGGAACTGCTTCTCTTCTGCTAAATTTGGTAGAAATTGTCCATTGGGCTTTTAAAGTTGGTAAGCTGGGTTAGACAGGCAGATGTGAGCACAGAGGAATTTTGTCTAGTTTCTGTAGCAAGCCAGGTTCAAAAGACGTGGTTTATTAAGTATGCCTTATTGGAGTTCCAAGGTGGACAGGATAAAAAGCAATCCATGGGTATAAACAAGGCATGGAGCAGATCTTAGTCAATACAAACTTGCACTGGATTAAAATATGTAGCTGAGAACTGGAAGACTTCAGCATCTCTTAAACTTGTGCCTGTGTGTGCTGTAGTGTTGTGTTGCCTGAGTATTCCTGTCCCATTACACAGACCATCTAACCAGACTCAGTCGTTATAGTGAAATCCTTTAATGTGCcccattattttgctttcaacaCCTTCCTGCTCTGACAAGGGAAGAAACTGCACTTCCAGTAACATGCTGTTTGCATTAATAGTAATTGCAGATCAGTTGGTTAGAGGGAAAGAGACGagttcccctctctcccccatgcAGATACTGTCTGGAGCCACTCTGTACCTCCTCTCACCGCCTGCCTTCCTGCAGAGCTGCGATACTATGGCTCCCTCCAAGAGCCTGCAGCATTCCTAATCCATCCACTCCATCTCTGTCTGCATCTCCCTGTCATTGACTGAGGCCTCATGTGCTGAACCCAAGCCTGGCTTTTAGTAATTGCTGTTCCCAGAACTCAGCAGGCTGAAGGGGGTGGAAGGGAGATAAACATCAGAGTTCAATATCCAGACAAACACAGCAGAGCACACACAATAAATACATCCACCCCCAAATGCAAATACATCAGAAGAGGTtccttccccagggctcagagcagagcaggctcAGACAGGAGAGCAGCACTATGAGGTAAGTGCAGTCTCAGGGACCTCCCCACCTCCTCTGGCTACTTGACTTAGTGCAGGCCTTAGAAGGCACGAGTGTGATTCTCATCTTGTTTAGCTGTTACCACACTATGACTCCACTGATACCTCCTGATTTTTTCCATTGTCAAGTGAGAAAGTTGTTGGGCATGAAGATTTCAGCTAGTGCCGAGATATCTGTGATTTTACCAAGACTGTCAACTTGGATGTGTGGCCTTTGGGGTATGATCTGAGTTGATGCTCACTCTTTCTCCATTAATCTCTGTTCCTTTGACACAGGCTGTTTGTCTTGCTAGCTGTGCTTTACAGTGGAGTAAGCAGCAGCATTGTGCTGCAGAAAATGTATGGGAGGATCACATCCCCAAACTTCCCAAATGTCTACCCAAATCACAAGGAGAGAACCTGGAATATTACTGTCCCCAAGGGATATTTTGTCCGCATCTACTTCACGCATTTCAACGTGGAGCTGTCCTACCTGTGTGAATATGATTATGTGAAGGTATGTGTAGGGCAGAGTGATGTTGCAGGCAAAGTTGTTACAAAATATGTATATGTGATCTTGGACACATACAAGACCAAGATAACTGTTGTAAGCTCTTGCTTCTGGTCTGCTAGTAAAGTTCAGGCTCAGCTGATTTCTAAATGATGTGTTTATTGAGGCCCATGGGACCAGGAAGTAGAATGGGTTGTTGTGTTGAAGCATCTGAAACTTCAGTTATTTGTGTTCAGAAAGTTCTGATATTCCCCTCTCATGAAGGAAAAGGCTTGAATTTTTGCCCAAAACAACATTTGAACTTCATTTTGCTGAAGCTACAgtgtgtgttttaaattaacaaGTAATACTTCACTCAGAGTATAATGGGAGACCGTGAAAGTGTAAGTGATAGTCTAAACAAGATACTGTCAGCTCTTCTAACCTGCACTTGCAACACTTGCTATGGTGTGTTTGCTAGCTAATGTGAGAAACAAcctcaggaaaagaaacaaagatacTGTCTTTGGGAAGTGTTTGGGGGATCAGTGGTGTCCCTGAAGGGTTTTGCTCCATGTGCTAGCCTGTGCTCTACTCTAGGCAGCCCTGGCCCTGATTTGAGGCCATGCTACCTCTGCACtcattttgttgtttggttAGGCCTGATATACATTAAAGAGAGAGCTGTTTACACAGGGAGTATGCAAAACCAATGCATCAACAGTACTTTTGAAATCGGATGGAACCAAATCAGGCAGCCTTGTTCCCATTTAGGAAAATCTCATTTCCATGGTTTTATATGGCAAGCTGCTCCCATTCCCCAAATCTCTGTTGTTCTTCATGTAATTTCCTTTCAGCAGGACAGAGTTGTCATTTCTGGTAGGTCCATAGTGCACAGTTCTATCACAACCATGTACAACATGAACCCTATAGAACATCTATCTTCTATTAAAACACAAGATAAATGGAGAGCTGCAACTGTAAGAAGTGAATCATAGAGCAAGTGAGTCACTAGTTTAGAGAGACCTTTTACTATACATTTGAATTTGTCAGTGTATGAAACCTTTTTACCCTAGCTGTCTCTGGGTTTACCAAGATCTGATTGTCACTGAGAGTGTCAAGTTAACAAAAGTATTATAAACAAAGCATGGTGCTGATATCCCAGACTGGCCTCACAGCTTTATGTGGgcctctgaaagaaaaaagagagaccAAATTATGGGCTTAAGTCACAGAGAATAGGGGAAATCTTCTCTTGTCTGTCCCTGGATCTGGACTGACTTCCAGAAGCACCTTTTGAAAGTACCCAAACCTCCTTTCTCACAACATTAAACACATGGTTTCCAAGCCATGGCTGCAGGTTGGGAAGAACAAAGCTCTGTTCTCATCTGGTAGATTTGTCTGCCCATTTTGCAGCTGAGCTCTGGTGGGAGGACCTTGGCCACGCTGTGTGGAAAGGATAGCACAGACACTGAGGAGGCTCCGGGCAACAAGACATACATCTCTGCTGACAACAACCTCATGGTAGTGTTTCGGTCTGACTACTCCAATGAGAAAGCATTCACAGGCTTTGAGGCCTTTTATGCTGCTGAAGGTAAGAGACCAGCCTCTCTTGTAGATGGAAGAGACACAGCAATGGTGGGGTTGGTGCTTCCCTGTGCTCTCATAGGCTGTGGCTGCTGATGTGAGGTGGGAGAAGGCAGTCTCATTGGACAGAGGCAGATGCAAAAGGGCACAGCAACCAAGGGCCAACAAGCCACCCTCACAAAATACAGAGTGGCTCAGACTAAGACAAAGTGTTGTTGAAGGGTGTCGGTTGCCTAATTCTGTGCTTGATCTATTAGATATCGATGAGTGCAAACAGCTGTTTGATGGTGAACCCCTGTGCAATCACCACTGTCACAACTACGTGGGGGGCTACTATTGCAGCTGTCGGATTGGCTACACACTGCATGAAAACAAGAGGACATGCACAGGTGAGGTCTTGCTAGATGAGGAGATACTTCCCTACCTACAACATTCACTTAAATCCAGTCCTGAAACTAGCATCAAGATGaaagctgtggtttttttgttgctgttttcagtaTTCCCTGTGCACCTGGTGCAGCTGGAAGAAGGTACAGGGGGTTAGTCAGGGCTGTGAGCAGACGCCCTGGTTTGCAGAGTGGCTGTGGGCTAATTACTGCCATTAGGGACAGCAGTATTGTGTCGCAGTAAAATGGTGCACTGGCAGTTGGTTTTGATGACTCCTTAGGCAGCATCCACCTGTGTTCAGCTTTAGAAAGATTGAATGGAGAAGCAAGAAACTTGTCTTACACTGGCCACTGCAGATACTTTCACTCTTCATGGCTGCCCCAGCCTTGCAAAACAGAGTGTAACTTGCTCTCTGGGTAATGAGATACTGAGTATTCTGGACCTGAGGTAGTAAATGTGTTGGAAAAACTAACAATTGAGCTGTGAAGTCTAATGGACAAATAGTTTGCTTACTCTCCCTGGAAGGACACAgaccaagcagcagcacagtccGCATATCAACGACACCAGATACAGTGATCCAGTTATTAAATGGGAGACAAGGCCAGGCACAGACCTCTTGTTCAGAAGGGCATACAGCATGAGGTTTACCTAGCTGACGTCTGCCTGGCTCCGCTTCTCAGTTCACAACTAAGGAAAGCTTATGTGTTGTCAGGCAGTGAAGAGTCTGTCTGAATCAGCAGCAGTGATCGGCACCTCAGGATTCACTTTGCAGTGAAACGTGTGCTTACACGTGGTGTCAGATTCATCCTTTGTGGGTGCAGATTTGCCCACTTGGAGCTGAATCCTGTCTGGAAAGAACCAGCATGCATACTGCTCACTAAACATTGTCATAGATGGGAAGGTAGTTTCTTTGAGCTCCCCGGtactgaaatgcagaattgGATCTAACTTCCAGTGCTTAAGGCCACCTTGACATTTAGCTTCCAACTCCAGCCTAT from the Phalacrocorax aristotelis chromosome 19, bGulAri2.1, whole genome shotgun sequence genome contains:
- the MASP2 gene encoding LOW QUALITY PROTEIN: mannan-binding lectin serine protease 2 (The sequence of the model RefSeq protein was modified relative to this genomic sequence to represent the inferred CDS: inserted 1 base in 1 codon; substituted 1 base at 1 genomic stop codon) yields the protein MQIHQKRFLPQGSEQSRLRQESSTMRLFVLLAVLYSGVSSSIVLQKMYGRITSPNFPNVYPNHKERTWNITVPKGYFVRIYFTHFNVELSYLCEYDYVKLSSGGRTLATLCGKDSTDTEEAPGNKTYISADNNLMVVFRSDYSNEKAFTGFEAFYAAEDIDECKQLFDGEPLCNHHCHNYVGGYYCSCRIGYTLHENKRTCTGLPCPSPEAPPHGHTAPVQAEDFLADPCALCCGIGYVRLENXNVVESFVVECRKDASWXKPMAKCITVGCGQPADPASRALIYVTGPEETTSNAENQYQCDAFRLITTVNTHTVVVNTGKMPKEK